The following are encoded together in the Anaerostipes caccae L1-92 genome:
- a CDS encoding ATPase, T2SS/T4P/T4SS family, whose amino-acid sequence MLGERKTRGVFNEGKNSEWGSRMQELMPTQAAPVEPVAREPVEVVSKSADDLFFAAVEGKDFATVLQEVQEHIASRYSSLLTDGNNDDVKRQMKRYITKYVQENRVAVQGMSNQELVDNLYTEMAEFSFLTKYIFGEGVEEIDINSWKDIEIQYSGGGTEKLEEHFDSPSHAINVIRRMLHVSGTILDDASPVVTGTLAKNIRIAVLKTPVVDEEVGLAASIRIVNPQSMKKEDFISGGTATGEMLDFLSECIRYGISVCVAGATSSGKTTVAGWLLTTIPDRKRIFTIENGSRELDLIREESGKVLNSVVHTLTRDSENDRQRIDQIALLDIALRFNPDILVVGEMRGAEANAAQEAARTGVAVVTTIHSNSCEATYRRMVSLCKRAVDMSDETLMGYVTEAYPIIVFCKQLENRQRVIMEIMECEIKPDGTRRYRPLYQYEIMENQLEGDYFVVNGKHRVMNSISDGLYKRLLENGMPMETLNRFRSKGEGGEES is encoded by the coding sequence ATGTTAGGGGAAAGAAAGACGCGAGGAGTATTTAATGAGGGAAAAAATTCAGAGTGGGGTTCGCGGATGCAGGAACTTATGCCAACACAGGCAGCCCCAGTGGAGCCGGTTGCAAGAGAGCCGGTAGAAGTGGTGAGTAAGAGTGCAGATGACCTCTTTTTTGCAGCCGTGGAGGGGAAAGATTTTGCAACGGTGCTACAGGAGGTACAGGAACACATTGCCAGCCGTTACAGCTCCCTTTTGACTGATGGAAATAATGATGATGTAAAAAGGCAGATGAAGCGTTACATTACTAAATATGTTCAGGAAAACCGGGTTGCAGTTCAGGGAATGTCAAATCAGGAACTTGTTGACAACCTATACACGGAAATGGCGGAGTTTTCTTTTCTAACAAAGTACATTTTTGGAGAGGGAGTGGAAGAAATAGACATTAATAGCTGGAAGGATATTGAGATCCAGTACAGCGGTGGTGGGACTGAAAAGTTGGAAGAACATTTTGACAGCCCTTCTCATGCTATTAATGTGATCCGCAGGATGCTCCATGTTTCAGGAACTATCCTTGATGATGCAAGTCCTGTGGTGACTGGAACACTGGCTAAAAATATCCGTATAGCGGTGTTAAAAACTCCAGTTGTAGATGAAGAGGTAGGTCTTGCCGCTTCAATCCGAATCGTAAATCCCCAGAGTATGAAAAAGGAGGATTTTATTTCTGGTGGAACTGCCACGGGAGAGATGTTAGACTTTTTGAGTGAATGTATTCGGTATGGAATTTCGGTGTGTGTTGCAGGTGCTACAAGTTCCGGAAAAACAACGGTGGCCGGCTGGTTGCTTACTACAATCCCTGACCGGAAAAGAATTTTTACTATTGAAAATGGTAGCCGTGAACTTGATCTAATAAGGGAGGAAAGTGGAAAAGTGTTAAATTCCGTTGTCCACACTCTTACAAGAGACAGTGAGAATGACCGGCAGCGAATTGACCAGATTGCCCTTTTGGATATTGCGCTTCGATTTAATCCTGATATTCTGGTGGTCGGAGAAATGAGAGGGGCGGAAGCAAACGCCGCCCAGGAAGCTGCAAGAACTGGTGTGGCGGTGGTTACAACCATCCATTCCAATTCGTGTGAGGCTACATACCGCCGTATGGTGTCCTTGTGTAAGCGTGCCGTGGATATGTCGGACGAGACATTGATGGGATATGTGACCGAAGCATACCCTATCATAGTCTTTTGTAAGCAGTTGGAAAACCGGCAGAGGGTAATCATGGAGATTATGGAATGCGAGATAAAGCCTGACGGTACACGGAGATATCGTCCACTGTATCAGTACGAGATCATGGAGAACCAGTTGGAAGGAGATTATTTTGTGGTTAATGGGAAACACAGGGTAATGAATTCCATTTCGGATGGGCTTTATAAGCGTTTGCTGGAGAATGGGATGCCAATGGAGACACTTAACCGGTTCCGTTCAAAGGGAGAGGGAGGAGAGGAATCTTGA
- a CDS encoding type II secretion system F family protein — MTSIQLLACLGMIVGGFLLLGIRPIEFTDGLFGFLAKEPENIRNEIHTVTKRKKARFLKKAIIEAQQVLKMTGREKQFSVICAAALVLFAVGASVAIMIGNFFLAPVMAVGFMFFPFWYVILSASNYKKNVAAELETALSVITTGYLRTEDILTAIEENIQYLNPPVQRVFQDFIVRINLVNPDVHEALKELREKIDNDVFREWCDALCDCQYDRSLKTTLTPIVTKLSDIRIVNAELEYLIVEPRKEFITMAIFVIGNIPLLYFLNKSWYDTLMHTPMGQVILAITAAIIFVSTAVVVRLTKPIEYRR; from the coding sequence TTGACAAGTATACAGCTTCTTGCATGCCTTGGTATGATAGTGGGTGGATTTCTTCTTTTGGGGATTCGACCAATAGAATTTACAGATGGACTGTTCGGCTTTCTGGCAAAAGAACCTGAGAATATTCGGAATGAAATCCATACAGTAACAAAAAGGAAAAAAGCAAGATTTCTGAAAAAGGCAATCATTGAGGCACAGCAGGTACTTAAAATGACGGGTAGGGAAAAGCAATTTTCGGTTATTTGTGCTGCCGCCCTGGTGTTGTTTGCTGTGGGGGCCTCGGTTGCCATCATGATTGGAAATTTTTTTCTGGCTCCGGTGATGGCTGTTGGATTTATGTTCTTCCCTTTTTGGTATGTAATTCTGTCAGCCAGTAATTACAAAAAAAATGTAGCCGCAGAGCTGGAGACAGCATTAAGCGTTATTACGACGGGCTATCTGCGGACGGAGGACATTCTAACTGCGATAGAGGAAAATATTCAGTATTTGAATCCGCCAGTCCAGAGGGTATTCCAGGATTTTATTGTGCGGATCAACTTAGTAAATCCGGATGTTCATGAAGCACTAAAGGAGTTGAGGGAGAAAATTGATAATGATGTATTCCGCGAATGGTGCGATGCCCTGTGTGATTGTCAGTATGATCGGAGTTTGAAGACAACATTGACACCAATCGTAACAAAATTAAGCGATATCCGTATCGTCAATGCTGAACTGGAATATTTGATTGTGGAGCCGAGGAAAGAATTTATCACGATGGCAATCTTTGTGATTGGTAATATCCCGCTGCTTTATTTTCTCAACAAGAGCTGGTATGACACTTTGATGCACACACCAATGGGACAGGTGATACTTGCCATTACT